The stretch of DNA CGGTTTACCGAGGTAAATATCCAGCACGCTGTTGAAGGCATCTTCCCAGCGCGGGGTCAATTTTCTCCCGCGCAAAGTGCCGTCCAAAATTGCTTTCAGCACGCCGAACATCTCGCTGTGATTATGTTGCTTCTCGCCGATTTCCATGCCCGGATAAACATTTTCCGGGACAATACCGTAGCGTCGAATTTGATCGATCACGTCATGACTTTGTCCGCCCTGACCAAAGGTCGCGTTTCCGTGTAACCGAACGTAACTCTCTGCCTTGCGCGGATAAGTATGGCGCACGACAAACATTTCCGACAAATTCAGCTCACCTTTTCCCAACCTCAAAGCTTCGGATTCCAGATAGGACACGGTAGAGAAACACCAGCACGTGCCCGTCTTCGCCTGATTTTTGACTGGCGTGTGGGGAACTTCATAGTCGATCGTAAATTGATAAGGAGATTTGTCCTCATCTTTTTTCTTCTCTTGCGAATGAACAATATTGAAATTCACCAAAATCAGTCCGAGAATAACTGATAGCGCGAATAATTTTCTCATGGATTGTTCCTCTTTATTTTTTTGAAAAAATTACAGGCCTAATTTTTTTCTAATATCTTTGGGAATCGCATTTTTGTTGACCATGAATCCCGTAGCGTTCAGCAAAATGTACGGTTTGGACAAATACATGTAACCGTCATATTTTCTGTCTGTGCCCCAGGAATTCTTCGTGTAATAAAAGCGATGATCTTTTTGATCCTTGGCAATGCCGACAATGTGCATGGCGTGGTCGTCGGTGGCAGTGTAATTGTCAAACCATTTCTGGCGCAATTCCTGATTCGGTATTTTTTCTTCCACCGGTTCGGTAATCTCTTTTTTCCGTTCTTCCCGGGTCAGGTCTTCCCAATCTTTCAGAGGAACAATGCCGTAGCCTTTTTTGCTGCTGAAATATTTGTTGCTGACATCGCCGCCGTAAACTACTGTGTAGCCATTTTCCAGCGAGTTGTCAATGATGCGCTCCATGTCTTCAATGGGAACATTGTAATATTGATCGTTGAAAGTCCAGTTGTCCGGCAGCTCGAGATAGATTTGCGAATAAAACGGGTGGTGCGTGTAGGAAGTAATTTCCACGTAATCGTCAGGATTTAGCTGAAGATAATCTTTTACGAAAGATTTAGGCGTATAATCTTTTCCTTTGAAAGAAAAAGTTTTCGGTTCTGCGCCCAGGTAAATATCAAGCACGGACTCGAACGCTGGTTCCCATTTTGGCGTTACTCTGCCGCCGCGATTTTTTACTACGGCGTTCAACATGCCGCTCAAAATGGAAGTTAACTCGCCGTGTTTGTGTTTCTTCTCGCCGTAATTCAGGCCGGGATAGACGTCTTCCGGAACCAGCCCTTTCGCGCGCATCACGTCAATCACATCGTGACAGGCGCCGCCTTCGGAAAAACTTCCGCCGCCGTGAAGCCGCACATAGCGTTTCGCTTTTTCCGGATAGGCGTTGCGCACGACGTACATTTCCGACAGATTCAGCTCATCTTTCCCCAGGCGCAAAGCTTCTGATTCCAGAAAAGAAATCGTCGCAAAACACCAACAGGTGCCTGTGCTGGCTTGATTTTTTACGGAAGTATGTGGCAGTTCTTTCACCAGGGTAAATTCGTACGCATCTTTTTTCTTTTCTTCCTTTTTCTCCTCTTGGGCCAGAACGATTTGGGAAAAAAATAAAGACAAAATCAGAACTGAAACGATGGACAAAATTTTTAATCTGGATGGCATGACTCCTCCTTAGAAATTTGTAAATTTTCAGATGAGGTGGACTCCACCTATGAGGTAGATACACCTTGAACAAAATCTAATCAGACAAAACTTTCGCGTTTTCAACTTTTCCAAGTACCTTGCCGCCACTTTGCAAATGGACGGTTACCTGGACTCTTTCATCTTCCACAATTATATTTCCCATTACCTCTGAATTATCGGCAATACGAATCGTGCATTGCCGCTCGCTAAATTTTCCTTTTGCTTTTTTTATTATGATATTGCCTTCTACGACTGACGCTTTTGTCAGTACAATATCGCCGTTTACTGTTCCCACATCTCTTCTGATTCTAACGCCAGTTAAATCTATTCCGCCGTTCACTGTTTTCACTGATCCGTGAATTTTTGTACCCACCCCGCAGGAAATTTCTCCGTTCACAACTTCCAGACTCCCATCGAAAAAACTGCTGTCGCCAACGACTATTTTTCCGTTCACAATTTTCACATCTTGTGCTTTGGTGTGAGAGCCAATTAAAACGCTGCCGTTTACAGAACGAATGCCGCCTTTAATTACGCAATTATTTCCAACGCGAACAATGCCGTTGACAACATTCAAGCTGTGATTTACCGTTTGGCCATCTTCAATGGTGATGGATTTATTGAGATTTACGTTGC from Calditrichota bacterium encodes:
- a CDS encoding aminopeptidase translates to MPSRLKILSIVSVLILSLFFSQIVLAQEEKKEEKKKDAYEFTLVKELPHTSVKNQASTGTCWCFATISFLESEALRLGKDELNLSEMYVVRNAYPEKAKRYVRLHGGGSFSEGGACHDVIDVMRAKGLVPEDVYPGLNYGEKKHKHGELTSILSGMLNAVVKNRGGRVTPKWEPAFESVLDIYLGAEPKTFSFKGKDYTPKSFVKDYLQLNPDDYVEITSYTHHPFYSQIYLELPDNWTFNDQYYNVPIEDMERIIDNSLENGYTVVYGGDVSNKYFSSKKGYGIVPLKDWEDLTREERKKEITEPVEEKIPNQELRQKWFDNYTATDDHAMHIVGIAKDQKDHRFYYTKNSWGTDRKYDGYMYLSKPYILLNATGFMVNKNAIPKDIRKKLGL